A window of Balearica regulorum gibbericeps isolate bBalReg1 chromosome Z, bBalReg1.pri, whole genome shotgun sequence contains these coding sequences:
- the FAM169A gene encoding soluble lamin-associated protein of 75 kDa isoform X1, with the protein MVSDDADTITATEADYGTGTRAAAMRMSFPVDMLNGYSHEDLESSGEDYMSYLRYGDPNNPELLSLPDHGKIPIRLSSVGFVPLYGEEQTHKVLALFAPGDSLTAVALYLADQWWSIDDIVRTSVPTRQGLHQVKSLGERIVLYVLNRIIYRTQEMGKNEIPFLCHGSNAYAKIMWKKGEAIGFYSVKPTGSVYSSYRGLNYNLPVLDTIFVRKKHRGKDSGLMILEDFVDSFAEESLGLRYPLSSFTYTACKRYLEKYPGDHNLLWEVEGAGRWFQRKPIISVLQREKLKIAAEASQKENKNVQAEDSLRQSAAVSEASGQKTELETQLSADSHKGKGSIDVRASTSEDVNVTFIAIRTRSSHLKRPRIGKCSQESESGSSQGDVENALHVSESRLELPAHASEISEDLLVIPEESTVESDEEMVVENENQSVSAVELHVSPPEKRSEKEETPLEPLNGEVTEETGKTSLMAEEEMANEVLSGELKLQSESQGEEPLTLFVPLILEPPAKPSEDIVSEKVLNANVSEMLTEESASVEEGTEEQEEPEKTIAENAAVSTSKEEPADNSLTNSMVAEAAEESVSDNVLSKTASSLKDQNEEAGHNSQEAPATLSRRSLIVVELEGVSFQQPSGQEGQKSQLEEHSEEFEQVDQYTQTTAERAGDSSSEEAEIEVPIVDRRNLRRKAKGYKGPPKKKGKPA; encoded by the exons ATGGTGAGCGACGACGCAGATACCATCACTGCCACCGAGGCTGACTATGGAACAGGTACCAGGGCTGCTGCCATG AGGATGTCATTCCCTGTGGATATGTTGAATGGCTACAGTCATGAAGACTTGGAGAGCTCAGGAGAGGACTACATGTCTTACCTCCGGTATGGGGATCCAAACAATCCTGAACTCTTGTCTCTGCCAGACCACGGCAAA ATTCCTATTAGGTTGTCATCTGTGGGCTTCGTTCCTCTTTATGGTGAAGAGCAGACACACAAAgttcttgctttgtttgcacCAGGGGACTCGCTCACAG CTGTAGCCCTGTATCTTGCTGACCAGTGGTGGTCAATTGATGACATTGTGAGAACATCTGTCCCTACTAGACAAGGGCTTCATCAG GTGAAGTCTCTTGGAGAGAGGATTGTTCTCTATGTTCTGAATCGAATTATCTATCGGACgcaagaaatgggaaaaaatgagatCCCTTTTCTCTGTCACGGTAGCAATGCCTATGCTAAGATCatgtggaaaaaaggagaggcTATTGGGTTCTATTCTGTTAAACCAACAG GAAGCGTTTATAGCTCTTACCGTGGTCTGAATTATAACCTGCCAGTGCTAGACACAATCTTTGTAAGAAAGAAACATCGTGGGAAAGACTCTGGGCTGATGATATTGGAAGACTTTGTGGATTCCTTTGCTGAAGAATCTCTTGGTCTACGATACCCACTGTCGTCCTTCACATACACAG CTTGTAAGCGGTATCTTGAGAAGTACCCTGGGGATCACAATCTTTTGTGGGAAGTGGAGGGAGCAGGACGTTGGTTCCAGAGAAAACCCATTATATCTGTGTTGCAGAGGGAAAAGCTCAAAATTGCAG CAGAGGcctcacagaaagaaaataagaatgtcCAAGCAGAGGATAGTTTGCGGCAATCTGCAGCAGTATCTGAAGCAAGTGGGCAGAAGACTGAGCTAGAAACACAGCTAAGC GCTGACTCTCATAAAGGAAAAGGATCAATAGATGTCCGTGCAAGCACATCTGAAG acGTTAATGTGACTTTCATTGCCATTCGGACACGAAGCAGTCATTTAAAACGTCCCAGGATAGGAAAATGTAGCCAGGAATCTGAGTCTGGATCTTCCCAAGGAGATGTGGAAAATGCTCTTCATGTGTCAGAAAGCAG GCTGGAACTTCCTGCCCATGCATCTGAAATCTCTGAAGACTTACTAGTAATACCTGAGGAGAGTACTGTTGAGAGTGATGAGGAAATGGTTGTTGAAAATGAGAATCAGTCTGTATCAGCAGTGGAGCTACATGTGTCACCCCCTGAGAAACGGAGTGAGAAGGAG gAAACTCCATTAGAACCTCTTAATGGTGAGGTAACAGAAGAAACTGGCAAGACGTCACTTATGGCTGAAGAGGAAATGGCAAATGAAGTTCTAAGTGGCGAATTAAAATTGCAGTCTGAGAGTCAGGGAGAAGAACCCTTAACGCTGTTTGTTCCGCTAATCCTTGAGCCTCCAGCAAAACCTTCAGAAGACATTGTATCAGAGAAG gttctaaatgcaaatgtttcagaaatgctgactgAAGAAAGTGCATCAGTAGAGGAGGGCactgaagaacaggaagaacCCGAAAAGACTATCgctgaaaatgcagctgtttcaACATCAAAGGAAGAGCCCGCTGACAACAGCCTGACCAACTCTATGGtagctgaagcagcagaagaatCTGTTTCTGACAATGTATTGTCCAAAACGGCTTCCTCATTGAAAGATCAAAATGAGGAAGCAGGGCACAACTCACAGGAGGCCCCTGCTACCTTGAGCAGGAGGTCTTTGATAGTGGTTGAACTCGAAggtgtttcttttcagcagccTTCTGGACAGGAAGGACAGAAGAGCCAGTTGGAAGAGCACTCAGAAGAGTTTGAGCAAGTGGATCAGTACACGCAGACAACAGCAGAGCGGGCTGGtgacagcagctctgaggaAGCAGAAATTGAGGTACCCATTGTAGATCGGAGAAACTTGCGAAGAAAGGCCAAAGGCTACAAAGGTCCAcccaagaaaaaaggaaagccagcttaa